One window of Ralstonia pickettii DTP0602 genomic DNA carries:
- the secA gene encoding preprotein translocase subunit SecA (functions in protein export; can interact with acidic membrane phospholipids and the SecYEG protein complex; binds to preproteins; binds to ATP and undergoes a conformational change to promote membrane insertion of SecA/bound preprotein; ATP hydrolysis appears to drive release of the preprotein from SecA and deinsertion of SecA from the membrane; additional proteins SecD/F/YajC aid SecA recycling; exists in an equilibrium between monomers and dimers; may possibly form higher order oligomers; proteins in this cluster correspond SecA1; SecA2 is not essential and seems to play a role in secretion of a subset of proteins~K03070: secA; preprotein translocase subunit SecA) translates to MITGLLKKVFGSRNERLIKQYLRTVVQINALEPKYEQLSDDELRGMTETFRQRHAAGESLEALLPEAFAVCREASKRVMKMRHFDVQLIGGMVLNDNKIAEMRTGEGKTLTATLAVYLNAITGKGVHVVTVNDYLAQRDAEWMGRLYNFLGLSVGVNLSQMPHDEKQAAYNADITYGTNNEFGFDYLRDNMVYDPSQRVQRPMNYAIVDEVDSILIDEARTPLIISGQAENQTDLYQRMNGIPKLLERQIGEEKADGTGVEKPGDYYVDEKGHQVYLTEAGHEKAEEILAQQGLIGEGESVYAPQNITLMHHLYAALRAHSLFHRDQHYVVQNDEVVIVDEFTGRLMTGRRWSDGLHQAVEAKEGVTVQQENQTLATITFQNYFRMYNKLAGMTGTADTEAYEFQEIYGLEVVVIPTNRPAQRKDQQDQIYKTGKERYDAVVRDIRDCYERGQPVLVGTTSIETSEYLSGLLERETLPHQVLNAKQHAREAEIVAQAGRPKMITIATNMAGRGTDIVLGGNVEKQSGFIEADPNLSDAEKAARIKQLEDEWHSLHEQVKAAGGLHIVGTERHESRRIDNQLRGRAGRQGDPGSSRFYLSLDDQLLRIFAGDRVRAIMERLKMPEGEPIEAGIVTRSIESAQRKVEGRNFDIRKQLLQYDDVANDQRKEIYKLRNDVLEAQDVGDMVANLRQSVLVELFRDHVPADTMEEQWDIASLETRLREDWGLEVPLAKTIEGAQSIEDEELLNLIMQAAKERYDSKVAMVGRESFAGFERSVMLQSIDTHWREHLAALDHLRQGIHLRGYAQKDPKQEYKRESFELFARLLDVIKSEVTRVTFNVQIQSPEELEQASEQIEEGLSHLENVQYKHDEFAEGREPVEEVPSPRTGAAMAAAELALAGMPKVGRNDPCPCGSGKKFKQCHGRLS, encoded by the coding sequence ATGATCACCGGCCTTCTCAAGAAAGTCTTCGGCAGCCGCAACGAGCGGCTGATCAAACAATATCTCCGCACGGTGGTGCAGATCAATGCGCTGGAGCCGAAGTACGAGCAGCTCTCGGACGACGAGCTGCGCGGCATGACCGAGACCTTCCGGCAGCGCCACGCCGCTGGCGAGTCGCTCGAAGCGCTGCTGCCCGAGGCTTTCGCCGTGTGCCGCGAGGCGAGCAAGCGGGTCATGAAGATGCGCCACTTCGACGTGCAGCTGATCGGCGGCATGGTGCTGAACGACAACAAGATCGCCGAAATGCGCACCGGCGAAGGCAAGACGCTGACCGCGACGCTGGCCGTGTACCTCAATGCCATCACCGGCAAGGGCGTGCACGTGGTGACCGTCAACGACTACCTGGCGCAGCGCGATGCTGAGTGGATGGGCCGCCTGTACAACTTCCTGGGCCTGTCGGTGGGTGTGAACCTGTCGCAGATGCCGCATGACGAGAAGCAGGCCGCGTACAACGCCGACATCACCTATGGCACCAACAACGAGTTCGGCTTCGACTACCTGCGCGACAACATGGTCTACGACCCGTCGCAGCGGGTCCAGCGGCCAATGAACTACGCCATCGTCGATGAAGTGGACTCGATCCTGATCGACGAGGCCCGCACGCCGCTGATCATCTCCGGTCAGGCCGAGAACCAGACCGACCTGTACCAGCGCATGAACGGCATTCCCAAGCTGCTCGAGCGCCAGATCGGCGAGGAAAAGGCCGATGGCACCGGCGTCGAGAAGCCGGGCGACTACTACGTCGACGAGAAGGGCCACCAGGTCTACCTGACCGAAGCCGGCCACGAGAAGGCCGAAGAGATCCTGGCGCAGCAGGGCCTGATCGGTGAAGGCGAGTCGGTGTACGCGCCGCAGAACATCACGCTGATGCACCACCTGTACGCCGCCCTGCGCGCGCACAGCCTGTTCCATCGCGACCAGCACTATGTGGTGCAGAACGATGAAGTCGTGATCGTCGACGAATTCACCGGCCGCCTGATGACGGGACGGCGCTGGTCCGACGGCCTGCACCAGGCTGTCGAAGCCAAGGAAGGCGTCACCGTCCAGCAGGAAAACCAGACGCTGGCGACCATTACCTTCCAGAACTACTTCCGGATGTACAACAAGCTGGCCGGCATGACCGGCACGGCCGACACTGAAGCGTATGAATTCCAGGAGATCTACGGCCTGGAAGTGGTGGTGATCCCGACCAACCGCCCGGCCCAGCGCAAGGACCAGCAGGACCAGATCTACAAGACCGGCAAGGAGCGCTACGACGCCGTGGTGCGCGATATCCGCGACTGCTACGAGCGTGGCCAGCCGGTGCTGGTCGGCACCACCTCGATCGAGACCTCGGAATACCTGTCGGGCCTGCTCGAGCGGGAAACGCTGCCGCACCAGGTGCTCAACGCCAAGCAGCACGCGCGCGAAGCCGAGATCGTGGCGCAGGCGGGCCGTCCCAAGATGATCACCATCGCCACCAACATGGCCGGTCGCGGTACCGATATCGTGCTGGGCGGCAATGTGGAGAAGCAGTCGGGCTTTATCGAGGCGGATCCGAACCTGTCCGATGCCGAGAAGGCCGCGCGCATCAAGCAGCTCGAGGACGAGTGGCATTCACTGCACGAGCAGGTCAAGGCCGCTGGCGGCCTGCATATCGTCGGCACCGAGCGCCATGAGTCGCGCCGGATCGACAACCAGCTGCGAGGCCGTGCCGGCCGCCAGGGCGACCCGGGCTCGTCGCGGTTCTATCTGTCGCTGGACGACCAGCTGCTGCGCATCTTCGCCGGCGACCGCGTGCGCGCCATCATGGAACGCCTGAAGATGCCCGAGGGCGAGCCGATCGAAGCCGGCATCGTCACGCGCTCGATCGAATCGGCGCAGCGCAAGGTCGAGGGCCGCAACTTCGATATCCGCAAGCAACTGCTGCAGTACGACGACGTCGCCAACGACCAGCGCAAGGAAATCTACAAGCTGCGCAACGACGTGCTCGAAGCCCAGGACGTCGGCGACATGGTGGCCAACCTGCGCCAGAGCGTGCTGGTGGAACTGTTCCGCGACCACGTGCCGGCCGACACCATGGAAGAGCAGTGGGACATCGCCAGCCTGGAAACGCGCCTGCGCGAAGACTGGGGCCTGGAAGTGCCGCTGGCGAAGACTATCGAGGGCGCGCAGAGCATCGAGGACGAAGAGCTGCTCAACCTGATCATGCAGGCGGCCAAGGAGCGCTACGACAGCAAGGTCGCGATGGTCGGCCGCGAGTCGTTCGCCGGCTTCGAGCGTTCGGTCATGCTGCAGAGCATCGACACGCACTGGCGCGAGCACCTGGCGGCGCTGGACCACCTGCGCCAGGGTATCCACCTGCGCGGCTATGCGCAGAAGGATCCCAAGCAGGAATACAAGCGCGAATCGTTCGAACTGTTCGCGCGCCTGCTGGACGTGATCAAGAGCGAAGTCACGCGCGTGACCTTCAACGTGCAGATCCAGTCGCCGGAAGAACTGGAACAAGCTTCTGAGCAGATCGAGGAAGGCCTGTCGCACCTGGAGAACGTGCAGTACAAGCACGACGAGTTCGCCGAAGGGCGCGAGCCAGTCGAGGAAGTGCCGTCGCCACGCACCGGCGCGGCCATGGCCGCTGCCGAACTGGCGCTGGCGGGCATGCCCAAGGTCGGCCGCAACGATCCGTGCCCGTGCGGCTCGGGCAAGAAGTTCAAGCAGTGCCACGGCAGGCTGAGCTGA